In one window of Episyrphus balteatus chromosome 3, idEpiBalt1.1, whole genome shotgun sequence DNA:
- the LOC129914408 gene encoding glutathione S-transferase D1-like, which translates to MDFYYLPGSAPCRSVLMTAKAVGVDLNLKELNLMAGEHLKPEFVKINPQHTIPTLVDNGFALWESRAICVYLVEKYGKTDSLYPKDPKKRAVINQRLYFDMGTLYQRFADYYYPQIFAKAPADPEKFKKMEEAFGFLDIFLNGQQYAAGESLTVADIALVATVSTYEVAKFDINKYPNVAKWYKNALAVTPGIDLNKSGVEAFKAYFD; encoded by the exons ATGGATTTCTACTACTTGCCCGGATCTGCTCCATGCCGTTCAGTCCTTATGACTGCCAAGGCTGTTGGTGTTGACCTAAATCTCAAGGAATTGAATTTAATGGCCGGTGAACATTTGAAGCCAGAATTCGTTAAG ATCAACCCACAACACACAATTCCCACATTGGTAGACAATGGTTTTGCTCTATGGGAGTCTCGCGCTATCTGCGTTTACCTTGTAGAAAAATACGGCAAGACTGATTCCCTTTACCCCAAGGACCCCAAGAAGCGTGCAGTCATTAACCAACGTTTGTACTTCGATATGGGAACATTGTACCAACGATTTGCTGACTATTACTACCCACAAATCTTTGCCAAGGCACCAGCAGATCCAGAGAAATTCAAGAAGATGGAAGAAGCTTTTGGATTCTTGGACATTTTCCTCAATGGTCAACAATATGCTGCTGGTGAAAGTCTAACTGTTGCCGATATTGCATTGGTTGCTACCGTTTCCACCTACGAAGTTGCCAAATTTGATATTAACAAGTATCCAAATGTTGCCAAGTGGTACAAAAATGCATTGGCTGTGACACCCGGAATTGATTTGAATAAATCTGGAGTTGAAGCTTTTAAGGCATATTTTGATTAG
- the LOC129913396 gene encoding uncharacterized protein LOC129913396, producing the protein MDFYYMPASSPCRSVLMTAKAVGVDLNLKELNLMNGDNLKPEYVKINPQHTIPTLVDNGFALWESRAIIVYLVEKYGKTDDSLFPKDPKKRAVINQRLYFDMGTLYQRFADYYYPQMFAKLPADPEKFKKIEEAFGFFEIFLDGQQYAAGDSFTVADIALVATVSNYEIAKFDLSKYPNVAKWYKNAVSVTPGIELNQKGVAAFKFFFDKNEMDLYYMIGSAPCRSVLMTAKAVGVELNLKEMNLRAGDHQKPEFLKINPQHTIPTLVDNGFALWESRAICVYLVEKYGKTDDSLYPKCPKKRAVINQRLYFDMGTLYQRFADYYYPQFFVKAPADPEKFKKIEEAFGFMDILFDGQQYAAGENLTIADIVLVATVSNFEVAKFDISKYPNVAKWYKNALVVTPGIEHNQAGVDALKFYVK; encoded by the exons ATGGATTTCTACTACATGCCCGCATCTTCCCCATGCCGTTCAGTCCTTATGACTGCCAAGGCTGTCGGTGTTGACCTTAATCTCAAGGAATTGAATTTAATGAACGGCGATAATCTGAAGCCAGAATACGTTAAG attaacCCACAACACACAATTCCTACATTGGTAGACAATGGTTTCGCTCTATGGGAATCTCGTGCTATCATTGTCTATTTGGTAGAAAAATACGGCAAGACTGATGATTCTCTCTTCCCCAAGGACCCCAAGAAGCGTGCTGTCATCAACCAACGTTTGTACTTCGACATGGGTACATTGTACCAGCGATTCGCTGACTATTATTATCCACAAATGTTCGCCAAATTACCTGCAGACCCAGAGAAATTCAAGAAGATCGAAGAAGCTTTCGGTTTCTTTGAGATCTTCCTCGATGGTCAACAATATGCTGCTGGTGATAGTTTTACTGTTGCCGATATTGCATTGGTTGCTACTGTTTCCAACTATGAAATTGCCAAATTTGATCTTAGCAAGTATCCCAATGTTGCCAAGTGGTACAAAAATGCAGTATCTGTGACACCCGGAATtgaattaaatcaaaaaggagTTGCAGCATTCAAGTTTTTCTTTGATAa AAACGAAATGGATTTGTATTATATGATCGGATCTGCGCCATGCCGTTCAGTCCTTATGACTGCCAAGGCTGTTGGCGTTGAACTTAATCTCAAAGAAATGAACTTAAGAGCCGGTGATCATCAAAAGCCAGAATTCCTTAAG ATCAACCCACAACACACAATTCCCACATTGGTTGATAATGGTTTCGCTCTTTGGGAGTCTCGGGCTATTTGCGTTTACTTGGTGGAGAAATATGGCAAGACTGATGATTCCCTCTACCCTAAGTGCCCCAAGAAGCGTGCTGTCATCAACCAAAGATTGTACTTTGATATGGGAACACTGTATCAGCGATTCGCCGATTATTACTACCCACAATTTTTTGTGAAGGCACCCGCAGACCCAGAGAAATTCAAGAAGATCGAAGAAGCTTTTGGTTTCATGGATATCTTATTTGATGGCCAACAATATGCTGCTGGTGAAAATTTAACTATAGCCGATATTGTATTGGTTGCCACCGTTTCTAACTTTGAAGTTGCCAAATTCGATATTAGCAAGTATCCTAATGTTGCCAAGTGGTACAAGAATGCATTGGTTGTGACTCCAGGAATTGAACATAATCAAGCTGGAGTTGATGCATTAAAGTTTTACGTTAAGTAA